Proteins from a single region of Mycetohabitans endofungorum:
- a CDS encoding ABC transporter permease, translating into MDLMTYFSNNWQELASLTLQHLALVGTAVGCAILVGVPLGILINRCAWLAGPLLGCATIVLTLPSIALFGLMIPLLSRWGAGIGPAPAIVAVFLYSLLPIMRNTYLALRNVDPSIREAGTGIGMTRWQRLWLVELPLAVPVIIGGVRTAVVMNIGVMTIAAVIGAGGLGELVLRAISQSNMTRLVIGAVLVSMLAIVADLLLHALQRALTPKGVAKT; encoded by the coding sequence ATGGACCTCATGACCTATTTCTCAAACAACTGGCAGGAACTGGCGTCGCTCACCTTGCAGCATCTCGCACTGGTCGGTACCGCCGTCGGCTGCGCGATTCTCGTCGGTGTGCCGCTCGGCATCCTGATCAACCGATGCGCATGGCTGGCCGGCCCGTTGCTCGGCTGCGCGACGATCGTGCTTACGCTGCCGTCGATTGCGTTGTTCGGCCTGATGATTCCGCTGCTGTCGCGCTGGGGTGCCGGCATCGGCCCCGCTCCTGCAATCGTGGCGGTATTCTTGTACTCGCTGCTGCCAATTATGCGCAACACCTACTTGGCGCTGCGCAATGTTGACCCAAGCATCCGCGAAGCCGGTACCGGCATCGGCATGACACGATGGCAACGGCTCTGGCTCGTCGAGCTACCGCTCGCCGTGCCAGTGATCATCGGCGGCGTACGGACGGCCGTCGTCATGAACATCGGCGTGATGACTATTGCCGCAGTCATCGGCGCCGGAGGCCTCGGCGAGTTGGTACTGCGTGCGATCAGCCAAAGCAACATGACGCGGCTGGTGATCGGGGCGGTGCTCGTGAGCATGCTGGCCATCGTCGCGGACCTGCTGCTGCACGCGCTGCAGCGTGCATTGACACCGAAGGGAGTAGCGAAGACATGA
- a CDS encoding CDP-alcohol phosphatidyltransferase family protein — MSSDMPPPPRQWDARLARRLVMPLKDTSVTPNYLTTLRLLIGLAGAAALASGGYGWANVGALLIVLSNFVDHTDGELARISGKSSRLGHFYDLAADALVTIGLFVGMGLGVPADVHSTLPAAPVWLGWVAGLAVALIFFLRMRIEQRAGKAGTRQAFLAGFETEDVLYLLPLVTLLDGVTPFLLAAAIGAPLFAVWVAIDYRRTMRRGTGAAAATHYGTTP; from the coding sequence ATGTCATCCGACATGCCACCGCCGCCTCGGCAATGGGATGCGCGGCTCGCTCGCCGGCTCGTGATGCCATTGAAGGACACCTCGGTCACGCCGAACTACCTGACGACGCTGCGCCTATTGATCGGCCTGGCCGGCGCGGCCGCGCTGGCCAGTGGTGGATATGGTTGGGCCAACGTCGGCGCGTTGCTGATCGTGCTATCCAATTTCGTTGACCATACGGACGGTGAGTTGGCTCGCATCAGCGGTAAATCGAGCCGCCTGGGCCACTTCTACGACCTCGCGGCGGACGCGCTAGTTACGATCGGGCTGTTCGTCGGCATGGGGTTGGGTGTCCCCGCCGATGTGCACTCAACGTTGCCGGCGGCGCCTGTATGGCTCGGCTGGGTGGCCGGCCTAGCTGTGGCGTTGATTTTCTTCCTGCGCATGCGCATCGAGCAGCGCGCGGGCAAGGCCGGCACGCGCCAGGCGTTTTTGGCCGGCTTTGAAACCGAGGACGTACTTTACCTGCTGCCGTTGGTCACGTTGCTGGATGGCGTGACGCCGTTCCTGTTGGCGGCGGCAATCGGCGCGCCACTGTTCGCGGTGTGGGTCGCGATTGACTATCGCCGCACAATGCGGCGGGGCACGGGGGCTGCTGCGGCAACCCATTACGGCACGACGCCATGA
- a CDS encoding sensor histidine kinase — MLRRTAVLLVLAAVVIASCVAAWSTARTHAIDRLREASAARAARTSATLQAALDRYEPLPYLLSTHPLVQDALRQPNGEAVARANRYLEEIAQRSKASQAYLITDDGLCVAASNWREPGSFVGTRYSFRPYFVAAIAGREDHFFGIGTRSHQAGYYISQPVSYNGIQVGVVVIKIDLSWFPPQDRSEPLFVTDANGIVILSSIPSWKYHTTHPLSSQALAWIRDTEQYSDEPLTPLPLTRARTRETDAELVRFGSGPLAPLYLHTEQPLSELGWRLTVLSPLDDVDVRARAMTVATGLALLIAALLGFYWRLRRAKLREMEYGRRMLQNAYAELNQRVAERTADLSAANERLTREVGERTRAEAELRAAQDELVQASKLAALGQMAAGITHELNQPLAALRTFSDNTRVLIERNALDAARENLQAIATLIDRMGRITNQLKLFVSKRRPRDAHAVVAQALRNALAMLRDKLAGIDVRVVSVHAGGKRAPFDLNALNTSPAVRCDDLRVEQALINLIGNAADALASNPAARIIIEVDTRPDIVAIAIIDNGPGIAADVLPRLFEPFFTTKEMGQGLGLGLAIAASIVRDAGGTLSVATTRDDDRDAPAHGACFVMTLPRAYARSDQDTPA, encoded by the coding sequence GTGCTACGCCGTACCGCCGTATTGCTGGTGCTCGCCGCGGTCGTCATCGCAAGCTGCGTCGCGGCCTGGTCGACCGCGCGCACTCATGCAATCGACCGCTTGCGCGAGGCGTCGGCCGCGCGCGCGGCGCGCACAAGCGCCACACTGCAAGCCGCGCTAGACCGCTATGAGCCCCTGCCGTACCTGCTCTCCACGCATCCTCTGGTGCAGGATGCGCTACGGCAGCCGAACGGTGAAGCGGTCGCCCGCGCGAATCGCTACCTGGAGGAAATCGCACAACGCTCGAAGGCATCACAGGCCTACCTGATCACCGACGACGGCCTGTGCGTGGCAGCCAGCAACTGGCGCGAACCCGGCAGTTTCGTCGGGACACGCTATAGTTTCCGGCCGTATTTCGTCGCCGCAATCGCGGGACGCGAGGACCACTTTTTCGGGATCGGCACGCGCTCGCATCAGGCCGGCTACTACATTTCCCAGCCGGTCTCATACAATGGGATCCAAGTCGGCGTCGTGGTGATTAAAATCGACCTGAGCTGGTTCCCGCCACAAGACCGGTCCGAGCCGCTGTTCGTCACCGATGCCAACGGTATCGTCATCCTGTCGTCAATCCCATCGTGGAAGTACCATACGACGCACCCGTTGTCGAGCCAGGCTTTAGCATGGATTCGCGACACCGAACAGTACAGCGACGAGCCGTTGACGCCGTTGCCGCTAACCAGGGCGCGCACGCGCGAAACGGATGCAGAGTTAGTGCGGTTCGGCTCAGGCCCGCTGGCACCGCTGTATCTGCACACCGAGCAACCGCTGAGCGAGCTTGGCTGGCGCTTGACGGTACTGTCGCCGCTGGATGATGTCGATGTACGGGCGCGCGCCATGACGGTGGCGACCGGCTTGGCACTACTGATTGCCGCGCTGCTGGGCTTCTACTGGCGGCTGCGAAGGGCCAAGCTGCGCGAAATGGAGTACGGTCGCCGGATGCTGCAGAACGCCTATGCGGAGCTGAACCAGCGCGTCGCGGAACGTACCGCGGACCTGTCGGCGGCCAACGAGCGACTCACGCGCGAAGTCGGCGAACGCACGCGCGCGGAAGCGGAACTGCGCGCCGCGCAAGACGAACTCGTGCAGGCCAGTAAGCTGGCCGCGCTCGGGCAAATGGCCGCTGGCATCACCCATGAGCTGAACCAGCCACTTGCCGCGCTGCGCACCTTTTCGGATAACACACGGGTGCTGATCGAGCGTAACGCGCTGGATGCGGCGCGCGAGAACCTACAGGCCATCGCGACACTGATCGACAGGATGGGGCGCATTACGAACCAGTTGAAACTGTTCGTCAGCAAGCGGCGCCCGCGCGATGCGCACGCCGTCGTCGCGCAGGCGCTGCGCAACGCACTGGCGATGTTGCGCGATAAGCTTGCCGGCATCGACGTGCGAGTCGTGAGCGTGCATGCCGGTGGCAAGCGTGCGCCGTTCGATTTGAATGCACTGAATACGTCACCCGCTGTGCGCTGTGATGACCTGCGAGTCGAGCAGGCGCTGATCAACCTGATCGGCAACGCAGCCGATGCGCTCGCCAGCAACCCGGCGGCACGCATTATCATTGAAGTCGACACACGCCCAGACATCGTGGCGATCGCCATCATCGACAACGGTCCCGGCATCGCCGCCGACGTGCTGCCCCGGCTGTTCGAGCCGTTCTTCACCACCAAGGAAATGGGGCAAGGGCTGGGGCTCGGGCTGGCGATCGCCGCCTCGATCGTGCGCGACGCGGGCGGCACGCTAAGCGTGGCCACCACGCGCGACGACGATCGCGATGCGCCGGCGCACGGCGCATGCTTCGTCATGACGCTGCCACGCGCGTATGCGCGCTCGGACCAGGACACGCCGGCATGA
- the ybaL gene encoding YbaL family putative K(+) efflux transporter has product MPHDISLITLIATGLGLAMILGYAASWFKMPPLVGYLLAGVLCGPATPGFVGDVALAGQLSEIGVMLLMFGVGLHFSLDDLLAVKRIAVPGAIVQIAVATALGMGTAMWWGWPVGVSLVFGLALSVASTVVLLRALEARGQLDSANGRIAVGWLVVEDLVMVLVLVLLPPLAGLLGGSPDGNHDAGLTEARAAAPPPSLWAMVGVTFAKVAAFIALMLVVGRRVFPRLLFLVARTGSRELFTLCVIVAAVGVAYGSARLFDVSFALGAFFAGMMMRESEFSHRAADQTLPLRDAFSVLFFVSVGMLFDPHVLINAPLHVLGVVAIIMVGKTVAAVALVLAFRYPLNSALTVGASLAQIGEFSFILAGLGMSLGLLPKEGQDLILAGSLISIALNSLVFAAIEPAQAWIRSRSSLARRMECREDPLAALPMTVPQAHLTGQVVIVGYGRVGRRVAQTLAAHRIPYVVAEQHRDIVEKLRAEQVPAVCGDASDPMVLVQAHVARAGMLVVTLPDTFDVRKIVDTARTLNPSIEAVLCTDNDDEAALLQSERVGTVFVGDSELARGMTSHVLSRMTGAATAGGVDATGASGHLR; this is encoded by the coding sequence ATGCCTCACGACATCAGCCTTATCACTCTGATCGCAACCGGGCTCGGGCTCGCGATGATCCTCGGCTACGCCGCGTCGTGGTTCAAGATGCCGCCGCTGGTCGGCTACCTGCTGGCCGGCGTGCTGTGCGGGCCCGCGACGCCGGGTTTTGTTGGCGACGTGGCGCTTGCCGGCCAGCTTTCCGAGATCGGTGTGATGCTGTTGATGTTCGGCGTCGGACTGCATTTCTCGCTCGACGACTTGCTGGCCGTCAAGCGTATCGCTGTGCCCGGCGCGATTGTCCAGATCGCGGTGGCGACGGCGCTCGGCATGGGCACGGCGATGTGGTGGGGCTGGCCGGTCGGTGTGTCGCTCGTCTTCGGGCTGGCGCTGTCAGTGGCCAGCACGGTCGTGTTGCTGCGCGCGCTGGAGGCGCGCGGCCAGCTTGATTCGGCCAACGGTCGTATTGCGGTCGGTTGGTTGGTCGTTGAGGACCTGGTCATGGTGCTCGTGCTGGTGTTGCTTCCACCGTTGGCCGGCCTACTCGGCGGCTCGCCGGACGGCAACCATGACGCGGGACTGACCGAAGCGCGCGCCGCCGCGCCGCCGCCCAGCCTGTGGGCCATGGTCGGCGTGACATTCGCGAAGGTCGCCGCCTTCATCGCATTGATGTTGGTGGTCGGCCGCCGGGTGTTCCCGCGCCTGTTGTTCCTGGTGGCCCGCACCGGCTCGCGCGAGCTGTTCACACTGTGCGTGATCGTCGCCGCAGTGGGTGTGGCGTACGGCTCGGCACGCCTGTTCGACGTGTCGTTCGCGCTGGGCGCCTTTTTCGCCGGCATGATGATGCGCGAGTCCGAGTTCAGCCATCGCGCGGCGGACCAAACGCTGCCGTTGCGCGACGCGTTCTCGGTGCTGTTCTTCGTGTCGGTCGGCATGCTGTTCGATCCCCACGTGTTGATCAACGCGCCGTTACACGTGCTCGGCGTGGTCGCGATCATCATGGTCGGCAAGACCGTGGCGGCGGTGGCGCTGGTGCTGGCCTTCCGCTATCCGCTGAACAGCGCGTTGACCGTCGGCGCGAGCCTTGCGCAAATCGGCGAGTTTTCGTTCATCCTGGCCGGACTGGGGATGTCGCTCGGCTTGTTGCCAAAAGAGGGGCAGGACTTGATCCTGGCCGGCTCGCTGATCTCCATTGCGTTGAATTCGCTCGTGTTCGCCGCGATCGAGCCGGCGCAGGCATGGATCCGTAGTCGTTCCAGCCTAGCGCGACGGATGGAATGCCGCGAGGATCCGCTCGCTGCGTTGCCGATGACGGTGCCGCAGGCACACCTGACCGGCCAAGTCGTGATCGTCGGCTATGGCCGGGTCGGGCGCCGTGTCGCGCAGACGCTGGCCGCACATCGGATTCCGTATGTGGTGGCCGAGCAGCATCGCGATATCGTCGAGAAGCTGCGCGCCGAGCAGGTGCCCGCCGTGTGCGGCGATGCGTCCGATCCGATGGTACTGGTGCAGGCGCATGTCGCTCGCGCCGGGATGCTGGTGGTGACGTTGCCGGACACATTCGATGTTCGCAAGATCGTCGACACCGCCCGCACGCTGAACCCGTCTATCGAAGCGGTGTTATGCACTGACAACGACGACGAGGCCGCGCTGCTCCAATCGGAACGAGTCGGCACCGTGTTTGTTGGGGATAGCGAGTTGGCGCGCGGCATGACCTCGCACGTGCTGTCGCGGATGACGGGCGCCGCGACCGCGGGCGGTGTCGATGCAACCGGTGCGTCGGGTCACCTGCGATGA
- a CDS encoding HalD/BesD family halogenase has protein sequence MTVAAGLARDGAGAGHQGSTAMDASLHERIATLDTELLRETFADQGAFLFLDTFLAPDMTARLVDAVRRVDGAVNRNYLPGHKQGGSVSRHAIDRLAPVIAELYRSPALIRWLEALCGDRLMACPDTDPHAYALYFYTKPGDHIGWHYDTSYYNGRRYTLLLGVVDESSCKLEYRLHTREPGIPVVEAAVQLPPGALVFFDGDKLHHRVTSLGADERRVSLTFEYVTDPSMGRFQRFVSNMKDAIAYFGFRQVFRQWTGRRTRT, from the coding sequence ATGACTGTCGCGGCCGGACTGGCCCGCGACGGCGCGGGCGCTGGACATCAGGGCAGCACGGCAATGGACGCGTCGTTGCACGAGCGCATCGCGACGCTCGATACCGAGCTGCTGCGCGAGACGTTCGCTGACCAGGGCGCGTTCCTGTTCCTCGACACATTTCTGGCGCCGGACATGACTGCCCGGCTCGTGGACGCAGTGCGCCGGGTCGACGGCGCAGTGAACCGCAACTACCTGCCTGGACACAAGCAGGGCGGCAGTGTCAGCAGGCATGCGATCGACCGGCTTGCACCGGTGATCGCCGAATTGTATCGTTCGCCAGCGTTGATCCGCTGGCTGGAGGCACTGTGCGGGGACCGCCTGATGGCCTGTCCTGACACGGATCCTCACGCATACGCGCTCTATTTCTATACCAAGCCCGGTGATCATATCGGCTGGCACTACGATACGTCGTACTACAACGGCCGGCGATACACGTTGCTGCTGGGCGTGGTTGACGAATCGTCGTGCAAGCTGGAATACCGGCTGCACACTCGTGAGCCGGGCATACCCGTCGTCGAGGCGGCAGTGCAGTTGCCGCCTGGCGCTCTGGTCTTTTTCGATGGAGACAAGCTGCATCATCGGGTTACGTCGTTGGGCGCGGACGAGCGGCGCGTATCGTTGACATTCGAGTACGTGACCGATCCGAGCATGGGGCGGTTCCAGCGGTTCGTATCGAACATGAAGGACGCAATCGCTTACTTCGGTTTTCGACAAGTATTTCGGCAGTGGACCGGCAGGCGAACGCGCACATGA
- a CDS encoding ABC transporter permease — translation MTSRRAKLLSSFIVLTLIVTALVRAIGPDVLCKYHTDLLYYTGAHLLLVGASMALALLTGIPAGVLLSRASNPQHAERLMQVLNVGNTVPSLAVLALALAVLGIGAAPAIVALWLASLLPIARNAYEGMRAVPLAWREAARGLGMTPLQSMFKVELPNAMPIIIGGVRTALAINVGTAPLAFLIGADSLGTLIFPGIYLNDPAMLLLGAASTAALALALDALVAGIARAALARRGLAL, via the coding sequence ATGACGAGTCGTCGCGCGAAGCTATTGTCGAGCTTCATCGTGCTGACACTGATCGTGACAGCGCTGGTCCGCGCGATCGGACCGGACGTGCTGTGCAAGTATCACACCGACCTGCTGTACTACACCGGCGCACACCTGTTGCTGGTCGGCGCGTCGATGGCGCTCGCGCTGCTCACCGGCATCCCCGCCGGCGTCCTGCTGAGCCGCGCGTCGAACCCGCAGCATGCAGAGCGGCTGATGCAAGTGCTAAACGTGGGCAACACCGTGCCGTCACTGGCGGTGCTCGCGCTGGCACTGGCGGTTCTGGGTATCGGCGCCGCGCCGGCGATCGTCGCACTGTGGCTTGCGTCGTTGCTGCCGATCGCCCGCAACGCATACGAGGGTATGCGCGCGGTGCCGCTCGCTTGGCGCGAGGCGGCGCGTGGCCTCGGCATGACGCCGCTGCAGTCGATGTTCAAGGTCGAGCTTCCCAACGCGATGCCGATCATCATCGGCGGTGTGCGCACCGCGCTCGCCATCAATGTCGGCACCGCGCCGCTGGCCTTCCTGATTGGCGCCGACAGCCTCGGCACATTGATTTTCCCGGGAATCTATCTGAATGATCCGGCCATGCTGCTGTTAGGCGCCGCGTCGACTGCTGCGCTGGCGCTCGCGCTGGACGCACTCGTTGCCGGCATCGCTCGCGCCGCGTTGGCGCGTCGCGGACTGGCACTGTAA
- a CDS encoding sigma-54-dependent transcriptional regulator has protein sequence MTHGLQVLFIEDDELVRRANVQSLMLGGFDVTGYPSVEAALDAMHAAGAGVPGAIVTDVRLPGASGLELLSLMRERAPDVPVIVVTGHGDISMAVQAMRDGAYDFIEKPFSSERLADAVRRALERRALQLENRALRRELAAQRPGTVHIIGTSAAIEQVRTMIANVAPTDAAVLINGETGTGKELIARALHEQSARRDQPFVAINCAALPEPMFESEMFGHEQGAFTGATRRRVGKLEYASGGTLFLDEVESMPLALQAKLLRVLQDGVLERLGSNTPVHSDVRIIAAAKGDMNQHVAAGTFRRDLLYRLNVVTIALPPLNERREDIVPLFEHFVLDAAVRYQRPARVLTDAQRHALMQQDWPGNARELRNAADRFVLGIGLDDMQHATRPDNDAQPLKERVEQFERALIAQALEAHGGAVSTAAEHLQVGKATLYEKIKRYGLATRGEA, from the coding sequence ATGACCCACGGCTTGCAAGTATTGTTCATTGAAGACGACGAGCTAGTACGGCGCGCCAACGTCCAGAGCTTGATGCTCGGCGGCTTCGACGTGACCGGCTATCCGAGCGTAGAAGCCGCGCTGGACGCGATGCACGCCGCCGGCGCTGGCGTGCCCGGCGCGATCGTCACGGATGTCCGACTGCCCGGGGCGAGCGGCCTAGAACTGCTGTCGCTGATGCGCGAGCGAGCGCCGGATGTGCCCGTGATCGTCGTCACCGGCCATGGCGATATCTCAATGGCGGTGCAGGCGATGCGCGACGGCGCGTACGACTTCATTGAAAAGCCGTTTTCGTCGGAGCGCCTCGCCGACGCCGTGCGCCGCGCGCTCGAACGACGCGCGTTGCAACTGGAGAACCGTGCACTGCGCCGAGAGCTAGCAGCCCAGCGTCCCGGTACCGTGCATATTATCGGCACAAGCGCGGCGATCGAGCAGGTCCGCACGATGATCGCCAACGTCGCACCGACCGATGCCGCCGTGCTGATCAACGGCGAGACGGGCACCGGCAAGGAGTTGATCGCACGGGCATTACATGAACAGTCTGCGCGCCGCGACCAGCCGTTCGTCGCGATCAACTGCGCGGCATTGCCCGAGCCAATGTTCGAGTCAGAGATGTTCGGCCACGAGCAAGGCGCCTTCACCGGCGCGACGCGACGTCGCGTCGGCAAGCTCGAATATGCATCGGGCGGCACGCTGTTTCTCGACGAAGTCGAAAGCATGCCGCTCGCGCTGCAGGCAAAGCTGCTGCGCGTGCTGCAGGACGGTGTGCTGGAACGGCTGGGCTCGAACACGCCGGTGCACAGCGACGTACGGATCATTGCGGCGGCCAAGGGAGACATGAACCAGCATGTGGCGGCCGGCACGTTCCGACGCGACCTGCTGTACCGCTTAAATGTCGTGACGATCGCCCTACCGCCGCTCAACGAACGTCGCGAGGACATCGTGCCGCTGTTCGAGCATTTTGTGCTCGATGCCGCAGTGCGCTACCAGCGCCCGGCGCGCGTGCTCACCGACGCGCAGCGGCACGCGCTGATGCAGCAAGACTGGCCGGGCAACGCGCGCGAGTTGCGCAACGCCGCCGATCGCTTCGTGCTTGGCATCGGCTTGGACGATATGCAGCACGCCACCCGCCCGGACAACGACGCGCAGCCACTGAAAGAGCGCGTCGAGCAGTTTGAGCGCGCGCTCATCGCACAGGCCCTGGAGGCGCACGGCGGCGCCGTATCGACTGCGGCCGAGCACCTGCAAGTCGGTAAAGCGACACTGTACGAGAAGATCAAGCGCTACGGGCTCGCCACGCGCGGTGAAGCATGA
- a CDS encoding glycine betaine ABC transporter substrate-binding protein: protein MTRLLKYVMTWLLASTALASVVPAHAATLVVGGKNFTEQLLLAEITSQYLRSRGYTVENRSGLGSVLLRSAMENRQLDIVWDYTGTALIVYNRIHEKLDPPTVYRRVRDLDKPRGLVWLEPSALNNTYALAMPRKRAERDGIHTISQLAAKIRQDDPHKRHWFAMDAEFANRPDGLRPLQALYDLRLRRSDVKQMDSGLVYTALHNDQAMFGLVYTTDGRIKGFGITVLDDDLGFFPAYNATPVVRRDVLDRHPELAKQLNALSAQINNEVMSEMNKRVDIDEESISAVAADFLRTHALP from the coding sequence ATGACCCGTTTGCTTAAATACGTCATGACTTGGCTGCTCGCCAGCACCGCGCTGGCGAGCGTGGTACCGGCGCACGCCGCGACGCTGGTCGTCGGCGGTAAGAATTTTACCGAGCAATTGCTGCTCGCGGAAATCACTTCCCAATACCTGCGCTCGCGCGGCTACACGGTCGAGAACCGCAGCGGCCTAGGCAGCGTGCTGTTGCGCAGCGCGATGGAGAACCGGCAATTGGATATCGTATGGGACTACACCGGTACGGCGCTGATCGTCTACAACCGAATCCATGAGAAGCTCGATCCGCCAACCGTGTACCGCCGCGTACGCGATCTGGACAAACCGCGTGGCCTGGTGTGGCTCGAGCCGTCGGCGCTGAATAACACCTACGCGCTGGCGATGCCTCGCAAGCGCGCCGAACGCGACGGCATCCATACGATCTCGCAACTGGCCGCGAAGATCCGACAAGACGACCCGCACAAGCGGCATTGGTTTGCGATGGACGCGGAGTTTGCGAACCGGCCAGACGGGTTGCGGCCATTACAGGCGCTGTACGACTTGCGACTGCGCCGCTCAGATGTCAAGCAGATGGACTCCGGGCTGGTCTATACGGCGTTGCACAACGACCAAGCCATGTTTGGGCTAGTCTACACGACCGACGGACGCATCAAAGGCTTCGGCATCACGGTGCTCGACGACGATCTCGGCTTTTTCCCCGCATACAATGCAACGCCGGTCGTGCGCCGCGACGTGCTGGACCGGCACCCGGAACTCGCGAAGCAACTCAATGCACTGTCCGCGCAGATCAACAACGAAGTGATGTCCGAGATGAACAAACGCGTGGACATCGACGAAGAATCGATCAGTGCGGTCGCCGCCGATTTCCTGCGCACACACGCGTTGCCTTAA
- a CDS encoding dicarboxylate/amino acid:cation symporter — translation MVKKPLYKVLYVQVLFAIALGILLGHYHPQLAIQMKPLGDAFIKLIKMVIGPIIFCTVVSGIAGMQDMKKVGRVGGKALLYFEVVSTFALLIGLVASHILKPGVGLNIDPTTLDSKAVSAYAQKAHGQTTVDFLIHLIPDTFFSAFAQGDILQILLIAILFGSVLAQLGERGAKVSAFISSVSQVFFGMVHLITKVAPLGAFGAMAFTIGKYGVGSLLPLLKLMGTFYLTSLLFVLIVLGTIARAVGFSIVRFLGYIKEELLIVLGTSSSEAALPHLMEKLEKLGCSRSVVGLVVPTGYSFNLDGTNIYMTMAVLFIAQATHTDLTWGQQLTLLAVAMLTSKGASGVTGAGFITLAATLAVVPTIPLAGMVLILGIDRFMSECRALTNIVGNGVATVVVSAWEHELDRDKLKRVMRRPASIKAEATA, via the coding sequence ATCGTGAAAAAACCCCTCTACAAGGTCCTTTACGTCCAGGTTTTATTCGCCATCGCACTGGGCATTCTGCTGGGCCATTACCACCCACAATTAGCCATACAAATGAAACCGCTGGGTGACGCGTTCATCAAGCTCATCAAGATGGTGATCGGACCCATCATTTTCTGCACCGTAGTGTCCGGCATCGCCGGCATGCAGGACATGAAGAAGGTGGGCCGCGTCGGCGGCAAGGCGTTGCTGTACTTCGAGGTCGTCTCGACGTTCGCCCTGCTGATCGGCCTGGTCGCCTCGCATATCCTAAAGCCCGGTGTAGGCTTGAACATTGATCCAACTACGCTCGACAGCAAGGCGGTGTCAGCCTATGCGCAAAAGGCGCATGGCCAGACAACGGTCGACTTCCTAATACACCTGATCCCCGACACATTCTTTAGCGCCTTCGCGCAAGGCGACATCCTGCAGATTCTGCTGATCGCAATCCTGTTCGGCAGCGTGCTGGCTCAGCTGGGTGAGCGCGGCGCCAAGGTGTCCGCATTCATCAGCAGCGTCTCGCAGGTGTTCTTTGGCATGGTGCACCTGATCACGAAGGTCGCGCCGCTCGGCGCGTTCGGTGCAATGGCGTTCACGATCGGCAAGTACGGGGTTGGCTCGCTACTGCCGTTGCTCAAGCTGATGGGCACGTTTTACCTGACGTCGCTGCTGTTCGTGCTGATTGTGCTCGGCACGATTGCGCGTGCCGTCGGCTTCAGCATCGTGCGTTTTCTCGGCTACATTAAGGAAGAGTTGCTGATCGTGCTCGGCACCAGTTCGTCCGAGGCGGCGCTGCCGCACCTGATGGAAAAGCTCGAGAAGCTCGGGTGCTCGCGCTCGGTCGTTGGACTGGTGGTGCCGACCGGTTACTCGTTCAATCTCGACGGCACGAACATTTATATGACGATGGCCGTTCTGTTCATCGCGCAGGCGACCCATACCGACCTGACATGGGGTCAGCAGTTGACACTGCTGGCCGTCGCCATGCTCACGTCCAAGGGCGCGAGCGGCGTCACTGGTGCCGGGTTCATCACGCTCGCCGCGACGCTAGCGGTCGTGCCGACCATTCCGCTCGCCGGCATGGTACTGATCCTCGGCATCGACCGCTTCATGAGCGAGTGTCGTGCGCTGACCAACATCGTCGGCAACGGCGTAGCAACGGTCGTCGTGTCCGCGTGGGAGCACGAACTCGATCGCGACAAGCTCAAGCGCGTGATGCGCCGGCCGGCAAGCATCAAAGCGGAAGCAACCGCATAG